A single window of Montipora capricornis isolate CH-2021 chromosome 14, ASM3666992v2, whole genome shotgun sequence DNA harbors:
- the LOC138032826 gene encoding uncharacterized protein isoform X2: protein MKFLAFLNAELNNAAKYFSSFANVSKEDCVTLNSKFGSTSDCKWKPWSYTVRLNIAKQVESFKAKLPTNLAASTKRAKVTQFIASKKSRQEFEPLIGKLCDKEVIEPLHLKNNGVQHMHLHTMLLDLAISLSNLPEKITSLSQLSPACDMKALECDVKAGRLKKQLGKWMLEERFKDKDFSYRLTGKDSRLILHGFMFLVNDIKGDSDDPQLLMKLLFIVFIAIKLRDCASIFSMYHLTQPAIDKLKGLAQDYFTAVRLFKGTVPATVWSIGHLVPIHTQWVFEKFKTGLGVNTMQGREAKHVQIASYARNSLFKERWNQVFRHDYISKLWLPLRQPSLLTYHQSRDSLIPNRVTTDPHHFCSCGFSKGEHDEKCFFCGHKFMDEIMNSVAEGKPTRECLKYSS, encoded by the coding sequence ATGAAATTTCTGGCTTTCCTTAATGCGGAACTTAACAATGCtgcaaaatatttttccagttttGCAAATGTCTCAAAAGAGGACTGTGTTACACTGAATAGCAAATTTGGGTCAACAAGTGATTGCAAGTGGAAGCCATGGTCATATACAGTGAGATTGAATATTGCCAAACAAGTAGAAAGTTTTAAAGCAAAGCTGCCCACCAACCTTGCTGCCTCAACAAAAAGAGCAAAAGTCACTCAATTTATTGCAAGCAAAAAATCAAGGCAAGAGTTTGAGCCACTGATTGGAAAGCTGTGTGATAAAGAGGTTATAGAGCCCCTTCACCTCAAAAACAATGGGGTGCAGCATATGCATTTGCACACAATGCTACTTGACCTAGCAATTTCCTTAAGTAACCTCCCTGAGAAGATCACCAGCCTATCACAATTGTCCCCAGCATGTGACATGAAGGCACTAGAGTGTGATGTTAAAGCTGGACGTTTGAAGAAGCAGCTTGGAAAGTGGATGCTGGAAGAAAGGTTTAAAGACAAAGACTTTAGTTACAGACTGACTGGAAAGGATTCAAGACTTATTTTGCATGGGTTTATGTTCCTTGTGAATGACATCAAGGGGGATTCAGATGATCCCCAACTGCTCATGAAACTGttgttcattgttttcattgcaaTTAAGCTCAGAGATTGTGCCTCCATTTTTTCAATGTACCACCTAACTCAGCCAGCCATTGATAAACTGAAGGGCTTAGCCCAGGATTACTTTACAGCAGTCAGACTCTTCAAGGGCACTGTCCCTGCAACAGTTTGGAGCATTGGGCATTTGGTCCCTATTCACACACAGTGGGTATTCGAGAAATTCAAAACTGGATTAGGTGTGAATACCATGCAGGGGAGAGAAGCCAAGCATGTTCAGATTGCCAGCTATGCACGAAACAGCCTTTTCAAAGAACGCTGGAATCAAGTTTTCAGGCATGATTACATCAGCAAACTTTGGCTACCTCTCCGCCAGCCCTCTCTCTTGACATATCATCAATCAAGAGACAGCCTCATCCCCAATCGTGTTACCACAGATCCACATCACTTTTGCTCCTGTGGATTTTCCAAAGGTGAACATGATGAGAAATGTTTCTTTTGTGGTCATAAATTCATGGATGAGATCATGAACTCTGTTGCTGAAGGAAAACCTACAAGAGAGTGCTTGAAGTACTCGTCTTAA
- the LOC138032826 gene encoding uncharacterized protein isoform X1, whose protein sequence is MGSKRRRTPRRSLQFSQKKRFPVGELARERASLQQEYLSKSKELSALRKKLEHLQKNSEKIRECNANCKEDHPVVKKFTQQLASQIAAIEMKTYTVSRKEVTFTFELVPSDMKFLAFLNAELNNAAKYFSSFANVSKEDCVTLNSKFGSTSDCKWKPWSYTVRLNIAKQVESFKAKLPTNLAASTKRAKVTQFIASKKSRQEFEPLIGKLCDKEVIEPLHLKNNGVQHMHLHTMLLDLAISLSNLPEKITSLSQLSPACDMKALECDVKAGRLKKQLGKWMLEERFKDKDFSYRLTGKDSRLILHGFMFLVNDIKGDSDDPQLLMKLLFIVFIAIKLRDCASIFSMYHLTQPAIDKLKGLAQDYFTAVRLFKGTVPATVWSIGHLVPIHTQWVFEKFKTGLGVNTMQGREAKHVQIASYARNSLFKERWNQVFRHDYISKLWLPLRQPSLLTYHQSRDSLIPNRVTTDPHHFCSCGFSKGEHDEKCFFCGHKFMDEIMNSVAEGKPTRECLKYSS, encoded by the coding sequence ATGGGAAGTAAGAGGAGGAGAACCCCTCGGAGATCGCTTCAATTTTCGCAGAAGAAACGATTCCCTGTTGGTGAACTAGCTCGAGAAAGGGCTAGCCTCCAACAAGAGTATCTGTCAAAGAGTAAAGAGCTCTCTGCTCTGAGAAAAAAGCTGGAGCACCTGCAAAAAAATAGTGAAAAAATACGAGAATGCAATGCAAACTGCAAAGAGGACCATCCAGTTGTAAAAAAATTCACTCAGCAATTAGCTTCCCAAATTGCAGCAATTGAGATGAAGACATACACAGTGTCACGGAAGGAAGTAACTTTTACTTTTGAACTTGTTCCCTCAGATATGAAATTTCTGGCTTTCCTTAATGCGGAACTTAACAATGCtgcaaaatatttttccagttttGCAAATGTCTCAAAAGAGGACTGTGTTACACTGAATAGCAAATTTGGGTCAACAAGTGATTGCAAGTGGAAGCCATGGTCATATACAGTGAGATTGAATATTGCCAAACAAGTAGAAAGTTTTAAAGCAAAGCTGCCCACCAACCTTGCTGCCTCAACAAAAAGAGCAAAAGTCACTCAATTTATTGCAAGCAAAAAATCAAGGCAAGAGTTTGAGCCACTGATTGGAAAGCTGTGTGATAAAGAGGTTATAGAGCCCCTTCACCTCAAAAACAATGGGGTGCAGCATATGCATTTGCACACAATGCTACTTGACCTAGCAATTTCCTTAAGTAACCTCCCTGAGAAGATCACCAGCCTATCACAATTGTCCCCAGCATGTGACATGAAGGCACTAGAGTGTGATGTTAAAGCTGGACGTTTGAAGAAGCAGCTTGGAAAGTGGATGCTGGAAGAAAGGTTTAAAGACAAAGACTTTAGTTACAGACTGACTGGAAAGGATTCAAGACTTATTTTGCATGGGTTTATGTTCCTTGTGAATGACATCAAGGGGGATTCAGATGATCCCCAACTGCTCATGAAACTGttgttcattgttttcattgcaaTTAAGCTCAGAGATTGTGCCTCCATTTTTTCAATGTACCACCTAACTCAGCCAGCCATTGATAAACTGAAGGGCTTAGCCCAGGATTACTTTACAGCAGTCAGACTCTTCAAGGGCACTGTCCCTGCAACAGTTTGGAGCATTGGGCATTTGGTCCCTATTCACACACAGTGGGTATTCGAGAAATTCAAAACTGGATTAGGTGTGAATACCATGCAGGGGAGAGAAGCCAAGCATGTTCAGATTGCCAGCTATGCACGAAACAGCCTTTTCAAAGAACGCTGGAATCAAGTTTTCAGGCATGATTACATCAGCAAACTTTGGCTACCTCTCCGCCAGCCCTCTCTCTTGACATATCATCAATCAAGAGACAGCCTCATCCCCAATCGTGTTACCACAGATCCACATCACTTTTGCTCCTGTGGATTTTCCAAAGGTGAACATGATGAGAAATGTTTCTTTTGTGGTCATAAATTCATGGATGAGATCATGAACTCTGTTGCTGAAGGAAAACCTACAAGAGAGTGCTTGAAGTACTCGTCTTAA